A stretch of Rhododendron vialii isolate Sample 1 chromosome 4a, ASM3025357v1 DNA encodes these proteins:
- the LOC131323250 gene encoding protein COFACTOR ASSEMBLY OF COMPLEX C SUBUNIT B CCB2, chloroplastic isoform X1: MSRSLFLNPLLPFEIRSNRKLSTISCTGLDNSQNTTSDERQLNLSVLRFTFGIPGLDESYLPRWIGYAFGSLLLLNHFAGSNSTTPAQLRSEALGLSLAGFSIVLPYLGKFLKGATPVDQVALPDSAEQIFAMSQSIAENVKEDLAWGTYVLLRNTNSISVLILVQGALCVRGYWNTPRDVSKVDALGWFQKQIQQIGFSDLKDTLYFPQCADSEIWEILPKGTRSIIVQPVCQAPKGDADQEEKNEGFVLLASSMSYAYSNKDTAWIGAVANKFRGISIFAEQ, encoded by the exons ATGAGTCGTAGCCTCTTCTTGAATCCGTTATTACCGTTTGAAATTCGTTCCAATAGAAAGTTGTCGACCATCTCGTGCACTGGTCTCGATAACTCTCAAAATACAACCTCAGATGAACGGCAACTCAACCTCTCCGTTCTCCGATTCACTTTCG GAATACCCGGATTGGATGAGTCGTACTTGCCCAGATGGATTGGGTATGCTTTTGGTTCGCTTCTGCTACTGAACCATTTTGCAGGATCAAATTCAACAACCCCAGCACAACTT AGATCAGAGGCTCTGGGTCTTTCTTTGGCTGGATTCTCCATTGTACTTCCCTACCTGGGGAAATTTCTCAAG GGTGCGACTCCAGTGGATCAAGTGGCTCTCCCTGACAGCGCTGAGCAGATCTTTGCCATGTCACAGAGTATTGCAGAAAATGTCAAGGAGGACTTGGCCTGGGGAACTTATGTATTATTGCGCAACACAAACAGCATATCTGTG CTCATATTAGTTCAAGGTGCATTGTGCGTACGTGGCTATTGGAACACACCTCGAGATGTATCAAAAGTTGATGCACTTGGTTGGTTTCAGAAACAGATTCAGCAGATCGGCTTCTCTGATCTAAAGGACACCCTTTATTTCCCCCAGTGTGCAG ATTCTGAAATTTGGGAGATACTCCCCAAAGGGACTCGTTCTATAATTGTACAGCCAGTGTGCCAAGCTCCAAAAGGCGATGCCGATCAGGAGGAGAAGAACGAGGGTTTTGTCCTTTTGGCTTCTAGCATGAGTTATGCATATAGCAATAAAGACACAGCTTGGATAGGAGCTGTTGCGAACAAATTTAGAGGGATAAGCATTTTTGCTGAGCAGTAA
- the LOC131323250 gene encoding protein COFACTOR ASSEMBLY OF COMPLEX C SUBUNIT B CCB2, chloroplastic isoform X2 produces the protein MSRSLFLNPLLPFEIRSNRKLSTISCTGLDNSQNTTSDERQLNLSVLRFTFGIPGLDESYLPRWIGYAFGSLLLLNHFAGSNSTTPAQLRSEALGLSLAGFSIVLPYLGKFLKSIAENVKEDLAWGTYVLLRNTNSISVLILVQGALCVRGYWNTPRDVSKVDALGWFQKQIQQIGFSDLKDTLYFPQCADSEIWEILPKGTRSIIVQPVCQAPKGDADQEEKNEGFVLLASSMSYAYSNKDTAWIGAVANKFRGISIFAEQ, from the exons ATGAGTCGTAGCCTCTTCTTGAATCCGTTATTACCGTTTGAAATTCGTTCCAATAGAAAGTTGTCGACCATCTCGTGCACTGGTCTCGATAACTCTCAAAATACAACCTCAGATGAACGGCAACTCAACCTCTCCGTTCTCCGATTCACTTTCG GAATACCCGGATTGGATGAGTCGTACTTGCCCAGATGGATTGGGTATGCTTTTGGTTCGCTTCTGCTACTGAACCATTTTGCAGGATCAAATTCAACAACCCCAGCACAACTT AGATCAGAGGCTCTGGGTCTTTCTTTGGCTGGATTCTCCATTGTACTTCCCTACCTGGGGAAATTTCTCAAG AGTATTGCAGAAAATGTCAAGGAGGACTTGGCCTGGGGAACTTATGTATTATTGCGCAACACAAACAGCATATCTGTG CTCATATTAGTTCAAGGTGCATTGTGCGTACGTGGCTATTGGAACACACCTCGAGATGTATCAAAAGTTGATGCACTTGGTTGGTTTCAGAAACAGATTCAGCAGATCGGCTTCTCTGATCTAAAGGACACCCTTTATTTCCCCCAGTGTGCAG ATTCTGAAATTTGGGAGATACTCCCCAAAGGGACTCGTTCTATAATTGTACAGCCAGTGTGCCAAGCTCCAAAAGGCGATGCCGATCAGGAGGAGAAGAACGAGGGTTTTGTCCTTTTGGCTTCTAGCATGAGTTATGCATATAGCAATAAAGACACAGCTTGGATAGGAGCTGTTGCGAACAAATTTAGAGGGATAAGCATTTTTGCTGAGCAGTAA